A window of Tetrapisispora phaffii CBS 4417 chromosome 9, complete genome contains these coding sequences:
- the SCP160 gene encoding Scp160p (similar to Saccharomyces cerevisiae SCP160 (YJL080C); ancestral locus Anc_1.290), which yields MSDLTQEMSNTVVVDSELINNTEENENPVAIVQQGIDRASLPSLKDLPQLGSSHAFANTKVNWGPNVKPNVVANAVSSNSSSPSPISASKPMRSNYVQEALTLDLQSQLSITKPEFARIVQSIKQTHKVSLESTLSKNSRTFLISGKREDVQEAKRDLVKKMTRPISTIFEIPSNCRSAIIGKGGQTIREISSKYDVKIDVAKEVNDNSYNEELNDYSANISLHGDVASVNLAKLRIMDIVKEETKNSTAKFTIDNEKILSLVDLSQFTNQNSDTIKVQFFERSGDVIISGLREEVKATKQNIENYFKQLENDSTEEKIKIPAKFQILIDAQEIKQLFNVIVTFPENVEDETVVFIGQRNKVAEAIAHARSSSKSYSCDTLDISKSHSKNIDHAKFLAFYFNKYGALDFIKKEYPNVNITLPSTQTLKSSNDVTIIISAKQEYVSDIKVVRREIVNLVNTITPLDTLIVDDLDFELFHKEVRQILTGLEEETKFIQVGDYFSGDDRVILFCLTSADDFKPSAEEILESLKKANDALNPLRQKQNSLETAEFDLDDETQEKLLSKNSFTRNILLNEVSSNDSNIQMKLHTPSANKLFIRGNEKAIKIARKAVKLIIDSPSLKTKISFEVPANTVSRLVGNKGSNLQSIREKFDCSIDVPNNVDSNSKEGVEVVLTGLEYNLNHAKIYVLNEAKKWADIISKELIVPAKFHRSMIGSQGVYKNRLQDKYNVRIIFPHSGDVVTIRGPSRGVSKAYEELKALLDFEVENGYKSIVKVPTEHVARVIGKSGETINDIRADFGVELDFLQNASDENAVKAGFVELEITGSRSGIREAESRVNSIVNEASDFTNESLVVERQYHRFIVGSGGQNLRDIISKAGGDEIRNKSIQIPNADSNEEMIVVSGPKKFVDAAIKEIKKIVDDFKKRVTKELEIPNDRQGALIGPGGIVRNQLESEFNITLDVPQKGQTGKVKISGLEENIEKAIKKITTEILRDNYDVEIQVPANVHEYVADRGSLIQQLRYDNFINVRHGNDNRRATKLSNTEIVIPIEKVAGAETDKVKVTVEEVSSPTANEEGTISWRLTYEPLDDIIMFDGEEQEQTKPKETPEQKAEKKKEVIAKVTKIIEDRISAAPSANYAGYVWSANPRNFNKVVGPGGSNVKKIRNSTNTIISVPKRSDKVNNVIYVRGTKEDVTKATEIIVKTLN from the coding sequence atgtCTGATTTGACCCAAGAAATGTCTAACACCGTTGTCGTTGACTCTGAGTTAATTAATAACACcgaagaaaatgaaaaccCTGTCGCAATTGTCCAACAAGGCATTGACAGAGCTAGCTTACCATCTTTAAAAGATTTGCCACAATTAGGCTCCAGTCACGCTTTCGCTAACACTAAAGTCAATTGGGGTCCAAATGTCAAGCCAAATGTTGTTGCCAATGCAGTTTCTTCTAATTCCTCTTCTCCTTCCCCAATCTCTGCTTCCAAGCCAATGCGTTCCAACTATGTTCAAGAAGCTTTGACTTTAGATTTACAATCTCAGTTATCCATCACTAAACCAGAATTTGCCCGTATTGTCCAATCTATTAAGCAAACTCACAAAGTCTCTCTAGAATCTACTTTATCAAAGAATTCTAGAACTTTTTTGATTTCCGGTAAGAGGGAAGACGTCCAAGAAGCTAAGAGAGATttagttaaaaaaatgacTAGACCAATTTCAACGATTTTCGAAATTCCTTCGAACTGTAGATCTGCTATTATTGGTAAAGGTGGTCAAACCATTCGTGAGATTTCTTCCAAATATGATGTTAAAATTGATGTCGCTAAGGAAGTTAATGACAATTCTTACaatgaagaattaaatgaCTATTCTGCCAATATCTCTTTACATGGTGATGTTGCATCTGTTAACTTAGCAAAGTTAAGAATCATGGACATTGTTAAGGAAGAAACTAAAAACTCCACAGCTAAATTCACTATTGATAACGAAAAAATCCTATCTCTTGTTGATTTATCTCAATTCACAAACCAAAACAGTGATACTATCAAAGTTCAATTTTTCGAAAGATCTGGTGATGTTATTATCTCGGGTTTACGTGAAGAAGTTAAAGCCACTAAGCAAAATATTGAGAACTACTTTAaacaattagaaaatgattctacggaagaaaaaattaaaattccAGCTAAGttccaaattttaattgatgcTCAAGAAATCAAGCAATTGTTCAACGTCATTGTTACCTTCCCAGAAAATGTTGAAGATGAAACTGTTGTTTTCATTGGTCAACGTAACAAAGTTGCTGAAGCTATTGCTCATGCTAgatcttcttcaaaaagTTACTCTTGCGACACCTTGGATATTTCGAAGTCTCACAGTAAGAATATCGACCATGCCAAATTTTTGGCTTTCTACTTCAACAAGTATGGTGCTTTAGACTTCATTAAGAAGGAATACCCAAATGTCAATATTACTTTACCAAGTACCCAAACTTTAAAATCTTCCAATGATGTTACTATAATTATTTCTGCCAAACAAGAATACGTTAGTGATATTAAAGTTGTTCGCAGAGAAATTGTAAACCTCGTCAACACTATTACTCCATTAGATACCTTAATTGTCGATGACTTAGATTTCGAGTTATTCCACAAGGAAGTTAGACAAATTTTAACCGGCTTAGAAGAAGAGacaaaatttattcaaGTCGGCGATTACTTTTCTGGTGATGATAGGGTTATCTTATTCTGCCTAACTTCCGCTGATGACTTCAAACCATCTGCTGAAGAAATTTTAGAATCTCTAAAGAAGGCCAACGATGCCTTGAACCCATTGCgtcaaaaacaaaatagtTTAGAGACTGCCGAGTTTGACTTGGACGACGAAAcacaagaaaaattattatctaaGAATAGTTTTAccagaaatattttattaaacgAAGTTTCCAGTAATGATAGcaatattcaaatgaaattacATACCCCATCTGCCAACAAATTGTTCATCAGAGGTAATGAAAAAGCTATTAAAATTGCAAGAAAGGCTGTTAAACTAATCATCGACTCCCCCTCTCTAAAGACTAAGATTTCTTTTGAAGTCCCAGCTAATACTGTTTCCAGATTAGTTGGTAACAAGGGTTCTAACTTACAAAGTATCCgtgaaaaatttgattgTTCTATTGATGTCCCAAACAACGTCGATTCCAACTCAAAGGAAGGTGTTGAAGTTGTATTAACCGGTTTAGAATACAATTTGAACCACGCTAAAATTTACGTTCTAAACGAAGCTAAGAAATGGGCTGACATTATTTCTAAAGAATTAATCGTTCCTGCTAAATTCCACCGTAGCATGATCGGTTCCCAAGGTGTTTACAAAAACCGTCTACAAGATAAATACAATGTTCGTATTATATTCCCTCACTCAGGAGATGTCGTTACTATCAGGGGTCCATCTCGTGGTGTATCAAAGGCATACGAAGAATTAAAAGCATTACTCGATTTCGAAGTTGAAAACGGTTACAAATCCATCGTTAAGGTCCCAACCGAACATGTTGCAAGAGTTATCGGTAAGAGTGGCGAAACAATTAACGACATCAGAGCTGATTTCGGTGTCGAATTAGATTTCTTGCAAAATGCTTCAGATGAAAATGCTGTCAAAGCTGGCTTTGTTGAATTAGAGATAACTGGTTCCAGAAGTGGTATCAGGGAAGCTGAATCTAGAGTTAACAGCATTGTTAACGAAGCTTCTGATTTCACTAATGAATCATTGGTCGTTGAACGTCAATACCACAGATTCATTGTTGGTTCCGGTGGTCAAAACTTGAGAGATATCATTTCTAAAGCTGGTGGTGATGAAATTAGAAACAAATCTATTCAAATTCCAAATGCCGATTCTAACGAAGAAATGATCGTTGTTAGTGGTCCAAAGAAGTTTGTCGATGCTGCCATTAAGGAAATCAAGAAGATCGTCGATGACTTCAAAAAGAGAGTTACCAAAGAACTTGAAATTCCAAACGATAGACAAGGTGCATTGATTGGCCCAGGTGGTATTGTCCGTAATCAATTAGAAAGTGAATTTAACATTACTTTAGATGTTCCTCAAAAAGGTCAAACTGGTAAGGTTAAAATTTCTGGTTTAGAAGAAAACATTGAAAAAGCCATCAAGAAAATCACAACTGAAATTCTTAGAGATAATTACGATGTTGAAATACAAGTCCCAGCCAACGTTCATGAATATGTTGCTGATCGTGGTTCATTGATTCAACAATTAAGATATgacaatttcattaatgtTAGACATGGTAACGACAACAGAAGAGCCACTAAATTGTCTAACACTGAAATTGTTATTCCAATTGAAAAGGTTGCCGGTGCCGAGACTGACAAGGTTAAGGTTACTGTTGAAGAAGTTTCTTCACCAACCGCTAATGAAGAAGGTACAATTTCTTGGAGATTAACTTACGAACCTTTAGATGACATTATCATGTTTGATGGtgaagaacaagaacaaaCCAAGCCAAAGGAGACCCCTGAACAAAAAGCtgagaagaagaaggaaGTCATTGCTAAGGTTACCAAGATAATTGAAGACAGAATCAGTGCTGCTCCATCTGCTAATTATGCTGGTTATGTTTGGTCCGCTAATCCAAGAAACTTCAACAAGGTTGTAGGTCCAGGTGGTTCTAACGTTAAGAAGATCAGAAACTCTACCAACACAATCATCAGTGTTCCAAAAAGATCTGACAAAGTCAACAACGTCATCTACGTCAGAGGTACAAAAGAAGATGTCACTAAGGCTACTGAAATTATTGTCAAGACATTAAACTGA
- the TPHA0I01050 gene encoding YqaE/Pmp3 family membrane protein (similar to Saccharomyces cerevisiae SNA3 (YJL151C); ancestral locus Anc_1.197) → MVDYSELRNSEDSQNTESGTNGIFSVDKNDLVLLVVSLLLPPFAVWIRKGFFTKDFFLNVIAYVCVFFPSTIHAAYIIYETSVIRTRTVTLESSGAGNAKKSTNSFDHDLEASNVPPSYEDGFDVRPLNTPSDNKIQI, encoded by the coding sequence atggTTGACTACAGCGAATTGCGCAACTCTGAAGACTCTCAAAACACAGAATCCGGCACAAATGGTATCTTTTCGGTGGATAAGAATGATTTGGTCTTATTAGTAGTATCTTTGTTGTTGCCTCCTTTTGCAGTATGGATTAGAAAAGGTTTCTTCACTAAGGATTTCTTCCTGAACGTTATTGCTTAtgtttgtgtttttttCCCTTCTACCATTCATGCCGCTTATATCATCTACGAAACTAGTGTGATTAGAACTCGTACTGTTACGTTAGAAAGCAGTGGTGCAGGTAACGCCAAGAAGAGCACGAACTCGTTCGATCATGATTTGGAGGCTAGTAATGTTCCTCCAAGTTATGAGGATGGCTTTGATGTCCGTCCTTTAAACACTCCAAGTGATaacaaaattcaaatttag
- the ARP4 gene encoding Arp4p (similar to Saccharomyces cerevisiae ARP4 (YJL081C); ancestral locus Anc_1.287) yields the protein MSSSSNQVYGGDEICAVVIDPGSFTTNIGFSGSDYPQSILPSCYGAITEIEDQQADHNKPDESAANNTENASKIKIRKVFNEQSVGYPRANYEIKPIVQNGEVVDWDAAQEQWSWALENELFLKSNEGVPALLTEPIWNTVENRKKSLEVLLEGMGFEACYLSATPTCVSFAAGRSNCLVVDIGHDIISVSPVVDGMTFSKSTRRNVISGKYLNVLINDFLKPREIVPLFEIKQRKPTLVKKTFDFPIHDSLKTYANDRGIYQEIKEALCRVSPNSSLEKYKPELEKMSKRKYETLWNEDIVFDNETIYGFGEQLFIPKENDIPVDWNTSKDGIVETWHNDYIPLKRNKPAGTVKTDKEATEELTPAVDNATPSEDTNDNGKRPIGNEGEEKEKIIPGIVDLIESSINAADVDLRTSLAHNVVLTGGTSCIPGLSDRILLELNKRLPALKFRVLANGQTRERQYQSWLGGSILSSLGTFHQLWVGKQEYEEIGADRLLTDRFR from the coding sequence ATGTCGAGCTCATCAAATCAAGTATATGGTGGTGATGAAATTTGTGCTGTTGTCATCGATCCGGGTTCCTTTACTACAAATATTGGCTTTTCTGGTTCGGACTATCCGCAATCTATTCTTCCATCATGTTATGGTGCGATAACAGAAATAGAAGACCAACAAGCCGACCATAACAAACCAGACGAATCTGCAGCTAATAATACTGAGAATGCTAGTAAGATTAAGATAAGAAAAGTATTTAATGAACAATCTGTTGGCTATCCAAGAGCTAACTACGAGATCAAACCAATTGTTCAAAATGGTGAAGTTGTGGATTGGGATGCTGCACAGGAACAATGGTCATGGGctttagaaaatgaattatttttgaaatcaaatGAAGGTGTCCCTGCATTATTAACTGAACCAATTTGGAATACTGTagaaaatagaaaaaaatcTTTAGAAGTCCTGCTTGAAGGCATGGGGTTTGAAGCTTGCTATCTTTCTGCTACCCCAACTTGTGTATCATTTGCTGCGGGTAGATCAAATTGTTTAGTCGTTGACATTGGTCATGATATAATCAGCGTCAGTCCAGTTGTGGATGGTATGACATTTTCTAAAAGTACAAGGAGAAATGTGATTTCtggtaaatatttaaatgtcTTGATCaatgattttttgaaaCCAAGAGAAATTGTACCATTATTCGAAATCAAACAAAGAAAGCCAACTTtagttaaaaaaacatttgATTTCCCAATTCATGACTCCTTGAAAACATATGCAAATGATCGTGGTATTTATCAAGAAATTAAGGAAGCTCTTTGCCGTGTTTCTCCAAATTCTAGTTTAGAGAAATATAAACCTGAACTAGAAAAAATGTCCAAGAGAAAATATGAAACATTATGGAATGAAGATATAGTATTCGACAATGAAACCATATACGGTTTCGGTGAACAACTGTTTAttccaaaagaaaatgatattcCAGTTGATTGGAATACCTCTAAAGATGGGATTGTTGAAACATGGCATAATGACTATATTCCTTTGAAGAGAAATAAACCAGCTGGTACAGTTAAAACAGATAAAGAAGCCACAGAGGAACTAACTCCTGCCGTAGATAACGCAACACCATCTGAAGATACCAATGATAATGGTAAAAGACCAATTGGGAATGAAGGAGAAGAAAAGGAAAAGATAATACCAGGTATAGTTGATTTAATAGAATCATCGATAAACGCAGCTGATGTTGATTTACGTACTTCTTTAGCACATAATGTTGTCTTAACCGGTGGTACATCATGTATACCCGGTTTGAGTGATAGAATTTTACTAGAGTTAAACAAAAGATTACCAGCATTAAAATTTAGAGTGTTGGCAAATGGTCAAACAAGGGAAAGACAATATCAATCATGGTTAGGTGGAAGCATATTATCAAGTCTGGGTacttttcatcaattatGGGTTGGTAAACAAGAATACGAAGAAATAGGGGCAGACAGACTATTAACTGACAGATTTAGATAa
- the TPHA0I01070 gene encoding uncharacterized protein (similar to Saccharomyces cerevisiae PRY1 (YJL079C) and PRY2 (YKR013W); ancestral locus Anc_1.291), translating into MIFNKLAVASFLSLAATSVKASVTVYTIEGEVCVEDGTTITYGSTVGKDTATHVITVVSNTDGSDINYSIASSGLYQWQQDLLDEHNLERAKHVDTPALTWSSSLASIAQAEADAYDCSGTLTHADSPYGNNLAIGYSPVDAVDAWYNEIADYNFADPAFSTSTGHFTQVVWADTTEVGCGIKYCGAYYHDFITCYYNPPGNYIGEFAEEVHSLV; encoded by the coding sequence atgatttttaaTAAGTTAGCTGTTGCTTCTTTCCTATCTTTAGCTGCCACCTCTGTTAAGGCCTCCGTCACTGTTTACACCATTGAAGGTGAAGTCTGTGTCGAAGATGGTACTACTATTACTTACGGTTCCACTGTCGGCAAGGACACTGCCACTCACGTTATCACCGTTGTTTCCAACACCGACGGTTCTGATATCAACTACTCTATTGCTTCCTCCGGTTTATACCAATGGCAACaagatttattagatgaaCATAACTTAGAGAGAGCTAAGCATGTCGACACCCCTGCTTTGACTTGGAGTTCATCTCTAGCTTCCATTGCTCAAGCTGAAGCCGATGCTTACGATTGTTCTGGTACTTTGACCCATGCTGACAGTCCTTACGGTAACAACTTGGCCATCGGCTACTCCCCAGTCGATGCCGTCGACGCTTGGTACAACGAAATAGCCGACTACAACTTTGCTGACCCAGCTTTCAGCACCTCCACTGGTCATTTCACCCAAGTTGTTTGGGCTGACACCACCGAAGTCGGTTGTGGTATTAAATACTGTGGTGCATACTACCATGACTTCATCACCTGTTACTACAACCCACCAGGTAACTACATCGGTGAATTTGCCGAAGAAGTCCACAGTTTAGTTTAA
- the HEL1 gene encoding E3 ubiquitin-protein ligase HEL1 (similar to Saccharomyces cerevisiae YKR017C; ancestral locus Anc_1.286): MANDEDYQYSSSDDDFPEQQYYEPLEHRDITNNILDDYEYLNYDTDSLESFNSDVDIVDGMAVSHVTNPNKKRSIEGAMVNLKYECFTTQDIFNNMLEKVDRLQPMFSIPREDIILLLQKYGWDEDRLLEDWTNKMDGLLIEAGIHINNEQKELPKSQRGISNRDFFTCPICCEDQIKETYSLECGHEYCISCYRHYIEDRLNKGNIITCMSCSLALKNTDIDELMNGPSSEKLMHSSIKSFVQKHNENYRWCPFTDCKCIVHIQDTTEFVEYIRLHYSPYVLCNESHRFCFSCSFEMHSPADCEITSSWIKKAKKESDNLNWVLSHTKECPKCSVNIEKNGGCNHMICSSCKYEFCWICNSDWKPHGSSFYQCTMYNNDELKTQTVIEDVSKTLKRYTFFYRMFNEHEVSAKLDWQLGQTVGNKIKSLQEKMGVSWIEGQFLTESLKILNEGRTALKWSFAVVFYSDSSHNLTKIFVDNQALLANSVEDLSALLQIKSPETIMEKKVEFYNKAGYVENRTYALMECGRELISKGIVKITN, from the coding sequence ATGGCTAATGATGAAGACTACCAGTATAGTTCCAGTGACGATGACTTTCCAGAACAACAGTATTATGAACCGTTAGAGCATAGAGATATCACAAATAACATATTAGATGActatgaatatttaaattatgaTACTGATTCCCTAGAAAGTTTCAATTCTGATGTCGATATAGTAGATGGTATGGCAGTGTCTCATGTGACAAATCCAAACAAGAAGAGATCTATTGAAGGAGCAATggtaaatttgaaatatgaaTGTTTTACAACAcaagatatatttaataatatgttAGAAAAAGTAGATAGATTACAGCCCATGTTTTCAATACCCAGGGAAGATATTATCCTTCTGTTGCAGAAATATGGATGGGATGAAGATCGTTTACTTGAAGATTGGACAAATAAAATGGATGGACTCTTAATTGAGGCAGGGATacatattaataatgaacaaaaagaaTTACCTAAATCACAGCGTGGAATAAGTAATAGAGATTTCTTCACCTGCCCAATATGTTGTGAAGACCAAATTAAAGAAACTTATTCCTTGGAGTGTGGACACGAATATTGTATTTCATGTTATCGTCACTATATTGAGGATAGATTAAACAAAGGcaatataataacatgCATGTCATGCTCATTAGCATTGAAAAATACagatattgatgaattgaTGAATGGACCATCCAGTGAGAAGTTGATGCATTCATCTATTAAAAGTTTTGTACAAAAAcataatgaaaattataGATGGTGCCCTTTTACAGATTGCAAATGTATCGTTCATATTCAAGATACAACTGAATTTGTTGAATATATCAGATTACATTATTCTCCGTATGTATTATGTAACGAGTCACATAGATTCTGCTTTTCGTGTAGTTTCGAAATGCACTCTCCTGCAGATTGCGAAATAACATCTTCATGGATAAAGAAAGCTAAAAAGGAatcagataatttaaattggGTTTTGTCACATACAAAAGAGTGTCCAAAATGTTCGGTTAATATAGAAAAGAATGGTGGATGTAATCATATGATATGTTCTAGCTGTAAATATGAGTTCTGCTGGATTTGTAACAGTGATTGGAAACCTCATGGTAGCAGTTTTTATCAATGTACCATGTATAACAATGACGAATTAAAAACTCAGACAGTTATTGAAGATGTTAGTAAAACATTGAAGAGATATACTTTTTTCTATAGAATGTTTAATGAACATGAAGTATCGGCTAAATTGGATTGGCAATTGGGACAGACAGTTGgtaacaaaattaaaagtttGCAAGAAAAAATGGGTGTGTCATGGATAGAGGGACAATTTTTAACAGAGagtttaaaaatattgaatgaAGGTCGTACAGCATTAAAATGGTCATTTGCAGTGGTTTTTTACTCGGACTCTTCTCAcaatttaacaaaaatatttgtggATAATCAGGCATTATTAGCAAACTCTGTTGAGGATTTATCCGCTTTATTACAGATCAAATCTCCAGAAACAATAATGGAAAAGAAAGttgaattttataataaagcAGGATACGTGGAAAATAGAACGTATGCTCTTATGGAATGTGGAAGAGAATTGATAAGCAAGGGAATAGTGAAGATTACTAATTGA
- the MIC60 gene encoding Mic60p (similar to Saccharomyces cerevisiae YKR016W; ancestral locus Anc_1.288), with product MLRSGLALHAGRRLLTTYGPAIAKKSGTLKKIMFRTVIGTAVVYGGGVALSDRNDQFAEYFTAYVPFAEPLLDKYETYKYLGSKNKTASYSSSGLREKINDIIYGSNDKRFEETSDSAPPLVINEVVELVPIELLDLELIQLDESITEPKFFKLVEDLNSTIKTIVDQNIKLTKPQIQSIINYYTALRETIHIYNNELQQNIDSFVIERVNQSLADLNAEFNEKIQAKETELTTSFINEFNVLKDNLEQRHAAELSTELRASEQTLSAKHANEVTLLSITQVEEFTKIIKEKVDKERDRRLGKLGELNKEVETLSTSVEKVNKLLLKKEATTQITLLLTSIKQKLLEPATPDNGISIKKELDKLTVLSSILCGANTNTACECPSKCKPTCKCNGCLKKKNLFSITVNELNKIVKDKNILSNEQLLNRWSLLEKDFKTSSLLPQNPGILGHMSAKIFSMLLFTKRGVSTDGTELDSIYANINENIRLSKLDIALTDAVSLQGWPHIVCQDWIEDAKLKLEVESLVDVLDSEVRTM from the coding sequence ATGTTGAGATCTGGGTTGGCATTACACGCCGGTAGAAGGCTGTTGACAACATATGGCCCTGCTATTGCTAAGAAATCAGGCACCTTAAAGAAAATCATGTTTAGAACTGTCATAGGGACGGCTGTGGTTTATGGTGGTGGTGTGGCTTTATCTGATCGTAATGATCAGTTTGCTGAATACTTTACGGCGTATGTGCCATTTGCTGAACCGTTACTCGATAAATATGAGACGTATAAATATTTGGGATCTAAAAACAAAACTGCAAGCTACTCATCTAGTGGGTTaagagaaaaaattaatgatataatatatgGATCGAATGACAAACGTTTTGAAGAAACTTCTGACTCTGCACCTCCACTTGTCATTAATGAAGTGGTTGAACTAGTTCCAATCGAGCTACTGGACCTGGAGTTGATCCAATTGGATGAATCTATAACAGAACCAaagtttttcaaattgGTTGAAGATTTGAATAGTACAATTAAAACCATCGTAGATCAAAACATTAAATTGACAAAACCACAAATTCaatcaattattaattacTACACAGCTTTGAGGGAGACAATTCACATTTATAATAACGAATTGCAACAGAACATCGATTCCTTTGTAATTGAAAGAGTTAATCAATCATTAGCTGATTTAAATGCAGaattcaatgaaaaaatcCAAGCGAAAGAAACTGAATTAACAACTTCGTTCATCAATGAGTTCAACGTCTTGAAAGATAACTTAGAACAACGCCACGCTGCTGAATTATCGACGGAATTGAGAGCAAGTGAACAAACTTTATCAGCAAAACATGCAAACGAAGTcacattattatcaattacTCAAGTGGAAGAATTTACAAagattattaaagaaaaagttGACAAAGAAAGGGATAGAAGATTAGGTAAATTAGGAGAATTAAACAAAGAAGTCGAAACTTTATCGACTTCAGTAGaaaaagtaaataaattattgttgaagaaagaaGCAACAACTCAAATTACATTGTTATTAACCTCCATAAAgcaaaaattattggaacCGGCTACTCCAGATAATGGTATCTCCatcaaaaaagaattggACAAGTTAACTgttttatcatcaatacTATGCGGAGCTAATACAAATACTGCTTGTGAATGTCCATCAAAATGTAAACCAACTTGTAAATGTAATGGATGcttgaaaaagaaaaacttATTCAGCATCACtgttaatgaattgaataaaattgttaaagataaaaatatcctttcaaatgaacaattattaaatagaTGGTCTTTGTTAGagaaagattttaaaacatcTTCTTTACTTCCACAAAATCCTGGTATTTTGGGACATATGTCTGCTAAAATTTTCTCTATGCTTTTATTTACCAAACGTGGTGTTTCTACCGATGGTACCGAGTTAGACAGCATATACGCTAACATTAACGAAAATATCAGACTATCGAAATTAGATATTGCTCTAACAGATGCGGTTTCATTGCAAGGGTGGCCACATATTGTTTGTCAAGATTGGATCGAAGATgctaaattaaaattagagGTCGAATCCTTAGTCGATGTTCTGGATTCAGAAGTTAGAACCATGTAG